In Vibrio neptunius, the following are encoded in one genomic region:
- a CDS encoding LysR family transcriptional regulator → MRYSLKQLAVFDTVADMGSVSMAADKLALTQSATSMSLAQLEKMLGRPLFERQGKQMALTHWGMWLRPKAKRLLQDAQQIEMGFYEQHLLSGHVKLGASQTPAEHLVPDLISIIDNSFPEMRISLKVKSTDSVIQGVLDYKYDLGVMEGRCDDNRLHQEVWCRDHLTVVAAAHHPFAKHDTVSLAQLEQARWVLREQGSGTRKIFDSSIHHLIEDLDVWREYEHVPVLRSMVENGQYLTCLPYLDVERFIENGQLVALNVPELSMERTLSFIWRADMVENPLIECIKREGLRMMKGRPSVL, encoded by the coding sequence ATGAGATATTCTCTTAAACAACTTGCTGTATTTGATACCGTCGCAGATATGGGAAGTGTTAGCATGGCCGCAGATAAGCTGGCATTGACGCAGTCAGCAACCAGTATGTCACTGGCTCAACTTGAAAAAATGCTAGGACGGCCGTTGTTTGAACGTCAAGGTAAACAGATGGCCTTAACGCACTGGGGCATGTGGCTAAGGCCAAAAGCTAAGCGGTTGCTGCAGGATGCGCAACAAATTGAGATGGGCTTTTACGAGCAGCATTTGTTGAGTGGTCATGTCAAACTTGGAGCAAGCCAAACCCCTGCAGAACATTTAGTTCCAGACCTTATCAGTATTATTGATAACTCATTTCCTGAGATGAGAATCTCTCTTAAAGTCAAAAGTACCGATAGTGTCATACAAGGCGTTTTAGACTACAAATACGATTTGGGGGTCATGGAAGGTCGTTGCGACGATAACCGGCTTCACCAAGAGGTTTGGTGTCGTGACCACTTAACCGTTGTTGCCGCTGCGCACCATCCTTTCGCAAAGCATGACACAGTGAGCCTAGCGCAGCTGGAGCAAGCAAGATGGGTATTGAGAGAGCAGGGCAGCGGCACTCGTAAGATTTTTGATAGTTCTATTCACCATTTAATCGAAGATCTTGACGTTTGGCGTGAATACGAACATGTGCCTGTTCTTAGAAGCATGGTTGAAAATGGTCAATATCTTACCTGCCTGCCATATTTGGATGTTGAGCGGTTTATCGAAAACGGCCAATTGGTTGCGCTTAACGTCCCAGAGCTCAGTATGGAACGAACCTTGTCTTTTATATGGCGAGCAGACATGGTAGAAAATCCGTTGATAGAGTGCATTAAACGCGAGGGACTGCGAATGATGAAAGGCAGGCCTTCTGTTCTATAA
- a CDS encoding DUF1097 domain-containing protein, with protein MSTLVAISLTTGILSGLWGWIAISLGLLSWAGFLGCTSYFASPTSGLKGLAESLVTNMTGVFWAMVIIHASQFASLEILGYVITSLVAFMMCIQAKQNWLGYIPGTFIGSCATFAADGDWQLVVPSLILGGIFGYLMKASGLWLHQKSSQTQSTSELPTRS; from the coding sequence ATGAGCACACTTGTCGCGATTTCATTAACTACGGGTATACTTTCAGGTCTATGGGGTTGGATTGCCATCTCACTTGGCCTATTGTCATGGGCTGGTTTCTTAGGTTGTACCAGCTACTTTGCGTCTCCAACCAGCGGGCTGAAAGGCTTAGCAGAGAGTTTAGTCACCAACATGACGGGAGTATTTTGGGCGATGGTAATTATTCACGCTTCACAATTTGCTTCCCTAGAAATCCTTGGTTATGTGATCACTTCTCTCGTGGCATTTATGATGTGTATTCAGGCAAAGCAAAACTGGCTTGGATACATACCGGGTACTTTTATTGGCTCTTGCGCGACTTTCGCAGCAGACGGTGACTGGCAGCTCGTTGTCCCTTCGTTGATCTTAGGTGGTATCTTTGGCTACCTGATGAAAGCAAGTGGTTTGTGGCTACATCAAAAGTCTTCTCAAACACAATCTACTAGTGAGTTACCAACTCGTTCATGA